CTATCGTCCCGTCCCGGCTCGCGCCGCGGCGATGACCTCCATCCCTTGTGTCTCGCCGACCGCCTCAAACCGTACGACCGGGGGTTCAGAGGAAAGATCCAAGGCCGAGAGCAGGACCCTCAAGTCCTCCGCCCGAAGGCGTTCATCAACGGCGGCCTGCGTCTCCCACTCCTCGACGTACAGCAGGGTGTTGTCATCTTCGACGTCCATGAAGACACCGCACGCCGTGCAGCCCTTCACTGCTCGCGCTGGCCCCGCCATGCGGAGGAGCGACTGCACAACCCGGTCGCGAACCGCGGGTGGGATCCGAAGCTGTACCCGAAAGAGGATCATTGATCGGACTCCTGTCGTTGGGCTTCGACGCAGCAGGGGGACCTCTCACCTCGCCCAGCGAG
The genomic region above belongs to Phycisphaerae bacterium and contains:
- a CDS encoding antibiotic biosynthesis monooxygenase, encoding MILFRVQLRIPPAVRDRVVQSLLRMAGPARAVKGCTACGVFMDVEDDNTLLYVEEWETQAAVDERLRAEDLRVLLSALDLSSEPPVVRFEAVGETQGMEVIAAARAGTGR